The following proteins come from a genomic window of Amaranthus tricolor cultivar Red isolate AtriRed21 chromosome 14, ASM2621246v1, whole genome shotgun sequence:
- the LOC130799462 gene encoding phosphatidylglycerophosphate phosphatase PTPMT2-like isoform X1, with amino-acid sequence MHIEEFEVDEVWEAESDDKKSLLYDHHDDRNWDTKRVLVGAGARVLFYPTLFYNVFRNKFQSEFRWWDRIGQFVLLGAVPFPSDVLRLKELGVHGVVTLNEPYETLVPTSLYHAHGIYHLVLPTRDYLFAPSMIDISQAVDFIHRNACRGWTTYVHCKAGRGRSTTIVLCYLVQHKQMTPEEAYSYVRSIRPRVQLAASQWQAVKDYYDLKVKGCHSGPGNELVVRSSRLLPVGNLFKFDDCSVVVVTKSDLEDYASSHPSVEGTQILADLNVIYKVRVAGHAALARLSCLWLRCHTQQKIAEDQLLRKHSCTIRADQTSDNLTVDIHVY; translated from the exons aTGCATATAGAAGAATTTGAAGTCGACGAGGTTTGGGAAGCTGAATCTGATGATAAGAAATCTTTGCTCTATGATCATCATGATGATCGAAATTGGGATACCAAGAGGGTGTTAGTTGGAGCTGGTGCTCGTGTACTTTTTTACCCTACTCTGTTTTACAACGTTTTCAGGAACAAATTTCAATCAGAGTTTCGTTGGTGGGATCGGATTGGTCAG TTTGTGTTGCTAGGCGCTGTTCCGTTCCCCAGCGATGTTTTGCGATTGAAAGAGCTGGGTGTTCATGGAGTGGTTACTCTAAATGAACCTTATGAGACTTTGGTCCCTACATCTCTTTACCAT GCTCATGGAATTTATCACCTTGTGCTTCCTACTAGAGACTATCTCTTTGCTCCCTCCATGATAGATATAAGCCAAGCTGTAGACTTCATTCATA GAAATGCATGTCGTGGGTGGACGACATATGTACACTGTAAAGCTGGTCGGGGTCGTAGCACCACAATCGTGCTGTGTTATTTG GTGCAACACAAGCAAATGACCCCTGAAGAGGCTTATAGCTATGTGAGATCCATCAGGCCAAGAGTTCAACTTGCTGCATCCCAGTGGCAG GCTGTTAAAGATTATTACGATTTAAAGGTGAAGGGATGTCATTCAGGTCCAGGAAACGAGTTAGTAGTTAGAAGCTCAAGACTTCTACCAGTGGGCAACTTGTTCAAATTTGATGATTGCTCTGTGGTGGTGGTAACGAAATCTGATCTTGAGGATTATGCTTCAAGTCATCCGAGTGTTGAAGGTACTCAGATATTGGCAGATCTGAATGTAATATACAAGGTACGTGTTGCTGGTCATGCAGCTCTCGCAAGGCTTTCCTGCTTGTGGCTTCGTTGCCACACACAGCAGAAGATTGCGGAAGACCAGCTCCTCAGGAAGCATAGCTGCACAATCAGGGCGGACCAGACAAGTGATAACCTTACTGTTGACATCCATGTGTATTAA
- the LOC130799462 gene encoding phosphatidylglycerophosphate phosphatase PTPMT1-like isoform X2, with protein sequence MHIEEFEVDEVWEAESDDKKSLLYDHHDDRNWDTKRVLVGAGARVLFYPTLFYNVFRNKFQSEFRWWDRIGQAHGIYHLVLPTRDYLFAPSMIDISQAVDFIHRNACRGWTTYVHCKAGRGRSTTIVLCYLVQHKQMTPEEAYSYVRSIRPRVQLAASQWQAVKDYYDLKVKGCHSGPGNELVVRSSRLLPVGNLFKFDDCSVVVVTKSDLEDYASSHPSVEGTQILADLNVIYKVRVAGHAALARLSCLWLRCHTQQKIAEDQLLRKHSCTIRADQTSDNLTVDIHVY encoded by the exons aTGCATATAGAAGAATTTGAAGTCGACGAGGTTTGGGAAGCTGAATCTGATGATAAGAAATCTTTGCTCTATGATCATCATGATGATCGAAATTGGGATACCAAGAGGGTGTTAGTTGGAGCTGGTGCTCGTGTACTTTTTTACCCTACTCTGTTTTACAACGTTTTCAGGAACAAATTTCAATCAGAGTTTCGTTGGTGGGATCGGATTGGTCAG GCTCATGGAATTTATCACCTTGTGCTTCCTACTAGAGACTATCTCTTTGCTCCCTCCATGATAGATATAAGCCAAGCTGTAGACTTCATTCATA GAAATGCATGTCGTGGGTGGACGACATATGTACACTGTAAAGCTGGTCGGGGTCGTAGCACCACAATCGTGCTGTGTTATTTG GTGCAACACAAGCAAATGACCCCTGAAGAGGCTTATAGCTATGTGAGATCCATCAGGCCAAGAGTTCAACTTGCTGCATCCCAGTGGCAG GCTGTTAAAGATTATTACGATTTAAAGGTGAAGGGATGTCATTCAGGTCCAGGAAACGAGTTAGTAGTTAGAAGCTCAAGACTTCTACCAGTGGGCAACTTGTTCAAATTTGATGATTGCTCTGTGGTGGTGGTAACGAAATCTGATCTTGAGGATTATGCTTCAAGTCATCCGAGTGTTGAAGGTACTCAGATATTGGCAGATCTGAATGTAATATACAAGGTACGTGTTGCTGGTCATGCAGCTCTCGCAAGGCTTTCCTGCTTGTGGCTTCGTTGCCACACACAGCAGAAGATTGCGGAAGACCAGCTCCTCAGGAAGCATAGCTGCACAATCAGGGCGGACCAGACAAGTGATAACCTTACTGTTGACATCCATGTGTATTAA